A part of Chanos chanos chromosome 9, fChaCha1.1, whole genome shotgun sequence genomic DNA contains:
- the bgna gene encoding biglycan a: MGPFITVLPLLTIVHLLPLSLALPFEQKVFWDFGKEIDVKDLMMMMMKDEEDGSAFEPEPPVQPTCPFACHCGHWVVQCSDQGLHYVPDYGIPTDTRLFDLQSNNILEIREGDFKKLPNLYSLILVNNQISRIHPRAFAPLKRLQRLYLSHNLLTSIPKNLPPSLVELRIHDNRIKKVAARTFLGLANMNVIEMGRNPLQNSGLEPGAFMGLRLNFLRISEAKLTGVPKDLPDTLHELHLDHNQIQAIELEDLSQYRQLYRLGLSFNHIRNIEHGSLSYLPNLRELHLDNNRLSSVPSGLPFMKYLQVIYLHSNNISNVGVDDFCPTGFGMKRAFYNGISLFGNPINYWEVEPATFRCVSDRLAIQFGNYKK; this comes from the exons ATGGGGCCTTTTATCACAGTCCTTCCACTGCTCACCATAGTCCATCTGCTGCCCCTTTCTTTGGCTCTACCTTTTGAACAGAAAGTATTCTGGGATTTTGGGAAGGAGATTGACGTGAAGgatctgatgatgatgatgatgaaagatgaagaagatggGTCTGCTTTTGAGCCTGAACCACCAGTACAACCTACCTGTCCTTTTGCTTGTCATTGTGGTCACTGGGTCGTTCAGTGTTCTGATCAAG GTTTGCATTATGTTCCGGATTATGGAATTCCCACTGATACCCGTCTCTTTGACCTCCAAAGCAACAATATCCTAGAGATTAGGGAGGGGGACTTCAAAAAACTCCCCAACCTCTAT TCTTTGATTCTAGTGAACAACCAGATCTCCAGGATTCATCCACGGGCCTTTGCACCACTGAAGCGACTGCAGAGGCTCTACCTCTCTCACAACCTGCTGACATCCATCCCAAAAAATCTACCACCTTCCCTGGTGGAGCTGCGTATTCATGACAATCGTATCAAAAAGGTTGCAGCGAGGACTTTCCTTGGCCTGGCAAACATGAATGTTATTG AGATGGGTCGGAACCCCCTTCAGAACAGTGGCCTTGAACCTGGAGCATTTATGGGCCTCAGGCTCAACTTTCTTCGTATTTCTGAGGCAAAACTCACAGGGGTGCCAAAAG ACCTTCCTGACACTCTTCATGAACTTCATCTGGACCACAATCAGATTCAGGCCATTGAGCTGGAGGATTTGAGTCAGTATAGACAACTGTACAG GCTGGGCTTAAGTTTCAATCATATTCGCAACATTGAACACGGCAGTTTGAGTTACCTGCCCAACCTACGAGAGCTCCATCTAGACAACAACCGACTGTCCAGCGTCCCCTCTGGGTTGCCATTTATGAAGTATCTGCAG GTGATCTACCTACATTCCAACAATATCAGCAATGTCGGTGTGGATGACTTCTGTCCTACAGGCTTTGGAATGAAGAGGGCTTTTTACAATGGTATTAGCCTCTTTGGGAACCCAATAAACTACTGGGAGGTGGAGCCAGCCACATTTCGCTGTGTCAGTGACCGTTTGGCTATACAGTTTGGCAATTATAAGAAGTAA
- the LOC115821329 gene encoding extracellular matrix protein 2 codes for MSKLVVLCLCLCAATVVIEGKPKRRAEPPKTPRPFEPDSPEFDDLFFPDFQSIKKYFCLVDIQSGYLESGYPAHSHRILGKHDKKAPPTVTKKQVPAQKKKEEVTVKTKTPGGKVHLSKAKDGVVNQRVAVTDNRKIPQIVSRQRVDDDDDDSEDYLDDDSDYDDDDDNGNISFLKPTAPPVFITTGRPVVLPTRRSTVLAFEKPMVPPNKRPVVSPTGPLALPTGRPVVRANLRPTIHSARRTVFMESLPAGCLLSESLIACGSTGMTQIPIIRDAGVRTLYLADNKISKIPARALAGLPNLEWLDLSKNKLDDSSLGLDLFQNLTKLRRLNLDGNNLTKVPALPSSLVELKINDNKLLGLTANSFKGLSNLLTLELEDNHFHDGNVSPLTFRPLRKLIYLRLDDNKFRAVPSGLPISLQELHLSDNRIEEVHAGPLNKTVNLRILDLSHNRIREDRIAPRAWIHLQKLESLDLSRNKLVHVPSFLPVGLRQLTLHHNQIERIPGYVFAHMRPGLDSLQLSYNRLHEDGINEVSFLGLYHSLSELLLDHNQLRAIPRGLLQLKTLQLLRLNNNYISYVPLNAICDTTVSEDSPLLSVHLENNLIDRRLIPPTAFSCIKTYHSVLLRPQRYEEHYE; via the exons ATGTCCAAACTTGTGGTGCTGTGTCTCTGCTTATGTGCAGCCACAGTAGTCATAGAAGGCAAGCCAAAGAGGCGAGCAGAACCACCGAAGACTCCCAGACCCTTTGAACCAGATTCACCTGAGTTTGATGATCTTTTCTTCCCAG ATTTTCAGTCCATCAAAAAGTATTTTTGTTTAGTGGATATCCAATCTGGATATCTGGAATCTGGATATCCAGCACATTCCCACAGGATTTTGGGAAAGCATGACAAAAAG GCACCTCCAACAGTCACCAAGAAACAAGTGCcagcacagaagaaaaaagaagaggtgaCTGTGAAAACAAAGACCCCAGGAGGGAAGGTTCACTTGTCTAAGGCTAAAGACGGTGTTGTCAATCAGAGAGTTGCTGTGACAGACAACAGAAAGATCCCGCAGATTGTGAGCCGACAGCGTGtggatgatgacgatgatgacagTGAAGACTATCTCGATGATGATAGCGAttatgatgacgacgatgacaATGGCAACATCTCTTTCTTGAAGCCTACTGCCCCTCCTGTTTTTATAACTACCGGTAGACCAGTGGTGCTACCCACCAGAAGATCAACTGTTTTGGCCTTTGAAAAACCAATGGTGCCCCCCAACAAAAGACCTGTGGTGTCTCCCACCGGACCCCTGGCTCTCCCCACAGGGCGTCCTGTTGTTCGAGCAAATCTCCGGCCCACAATCCACTCAGCTCGAAGAACAGTTTTTATGGAGTCACTCCCAGCTGGCTGTCTGCTGTCAGAGTCTCTCATAGCCTGTGGGAGCACTGGGATGACCCAAATCCCCATTATCAGAGATGCTGGAGTTAGGACACTCTACCTGGCAG ATAACAAAATCAGTAAGATCCCCGCTCGTGCTTTGGCTGGTCTTCCCAACCTGGAATGGCTGGATCTGAGCAAGAATAAGTTGGACGACTCTTCGTTGGGCCTGGACCTATTTCAG AATCTGACAAAGTTAAGGAGACTGAATTTGGATGGGAACAACCTGACCAAAGTACCTGCACTTCCCTCGTCTCTAGTGGAACTCAAGATCAATGACAACAAACTTCTAGGCCTTACAGCCAACAGCTTCAAGG GCCTGTCCAACTTGCTGACGCTAGAACTGGAGGATAATCATTTTCATGATGGCAACGTCTCTCCTCTCACATTCCGGCCTCTGAGGAAACTCATTTACCTGCGACTTGATGACAACAAGTTTCGAGCTGTTCCCTCCGGACTCCCTATCTCATTACAA GAATTGCACCTGTCTGACAACCGAATCGAAGAAGTACACGCTGGGCCTCTCAACAAGACGGTTAACCTGAGAATTTTGGACCTCAGCCATAACCGCATCCGCGAAGACCGAATAGCACCAAGAGCATGGATACATCTGCA aaaacTGGAGTCCCTGGACCTGTCCCGCAATAAACTGGTCCACGTGCCTTCCTTCCTGCCTGTCGGCTTGCGCCAGCTCACATTGCACCACAACCAGATCGAGCGAATCCCTGGCTATGTGTTTGCCCATATGCGGCCAGGCCTGGACTCTCTACAGCTTTCCTACAACAGGCTGCATGAGGATGGCATAAATGAGGTGTCCTTCTTAGGCCTGTACCACTCCCTGAGCGAGCTGCTGCTGGACCACAACCAGCTGCGGGCCATCCCTCGTGGCCTACTGCAGCTCAAAACCCTGCAGCTCCTCAGACTCAACAACAACTATATCAG TTACGTTCCTCTGAATGCTATTTGTGACACAACTGTGAGTGAGGACTCCCCACTGTTATCAGTGCACCTAGAGAACAACCTCATCGATAGACGCCTCATCCCTCCCACTGCTTTCTCCTGCATCAAGACCTACCACAGTGTCCTTCTCCGGCCACAGAGATATGAGGAACACTACGAGTAG
- the LOC115820601 gene encoding troponin C, slow skeletal and cardiac muscles-like codes for MDDVYKAAVENLTEEQKNEFKAAFDIFVQDAEDGCISTKELGKVMRMLGQNPTPEELQEMIDEVDEDGSGTVDFDEFLVMMVRCMKEESKGKSEEELAELFRMFDKNGDGYIDLEELKNMLESTGETITEDDIEELMRDGDRNNDGKIDYDEFLEFMKGVE; via the exons ATGGATGATGTATACAAAGCCGCG GTTGAGAACTTaacagaggagcaaaaaaaTG AGTTTAAGGCGGCGTTTGACATCTTCGTCCAGGATGCAGAGGACGGCTGCATCAGCACCAAAGAGTTGGGGAAGGTGATGAGAATGTTGGGCCAGAACCCGACACCAGAGGAGCTCCAAGAGATGATCGATGAGGTGGATGAAGATG GGAGCGGTACTGTAGACTTTGATGAGTTCTTGGTGATGATGGTGCGCTGCATGAAAGAGGAGAGTAAAGGAAAATCAGAGGAGGAGTTGGCTGAGCTCTTCCGAATGTTTGACAA GAATGGAGATGGTTATATTGATCTGGAGGAGTTAAAGAACATGCTGGAGTCTACAGGAGAGACTATCACTGAGGATGACATAGAGGAACTGATGAGGGATGGTGACAGAAACAATGACGGCAAAATCGACTATGATG